One Takifugu rubripes chromosome 19, fTakRub1.2, whole genome shotgun sequence genomic window carries:
- the gdf11 gene encoding growth/differentiation factor 11 isoform X2: MPSYNFLLCLTVLISLGQSGSDEPNVLLPSASETPTDSGLSLLDEDAGSHECSACVWREQSKVLRLETIKSQILSKLRLKQAPNISREVVNQLLPKAPPLQQLLDHHDFQGDAWSQDEFMEEDEYHATTESVITMASEPEPLVQVNGKPSCCFFKFSPKLMFTKVLKAQLWVYLRPLQQTSTVYLQILRLKPVTEQGSRHIRIRSLKIELNSRVGHWQSIDFKHVLQNWFKHPHTNWGIDINAFDESGNDLAVTSLRPGEEGLPFLEVKVLETTKRSRRNLGLDCDEHSTESRCCRYPLTVDFEAFGWDWIIAPKRYKANYCSGQCEYMFMQKYPHTHLVQHANPRGSAGPCCTPTKMSPINMLYFNDKQQIIHGKIPGMVVDRCGCS; encoded by the exons ATGCCGAGTTACAACTTCTTACTGTGCTTGACGGTGCTCATTTCCCTGGGTCAGTCGGGGAGCGATGAGCCCAAtgtgctgctgccctctgccAGCGAGACGCCCACGGATTCCGGGTTGTCCCTGCTGGACGAGGATGCTGGTTCCCACGAGTGCTCCGCCTGTGTTTGGAGGGAGCAGAGCAAAGTGCTAAGACTGGAGACTATCAAGTCCCAGATCCTGAGCAAGCTGCGCCTGAAGCAGGCGCCCAATATCAGCCGGGAAGTGGTCAATCAACTGCTGCCCAAAGcgcctcctctgcagcagctcctggatcaTCACGACTTCCAAGGAGACGCGTGGTCCCAAGATGAGTTtatggaggaggatgagtacCACGCCACCACGGAGTCTGTGATCACCATGGCCTCGGAGC CGGAGCCTCTGGTGCAGGTGAATGGCAagcccagctgctgcttcttcaagtTCAGCCCCAAACTGATGTTCACCAAGGTTCTGAAGGCCCAGCTGTGGGTGTACCTGCGCCCTCTGCAGCAGACCTCCACCGTCTACCTGCAGATCTTGCGGCTGAAGCCAGTCACGGAGCAGGGCAGCAGGCACATCCGCATCCGCTCCCTCAAGATCGAGCTCAACTCCAGGGTTGGCCACTGGCAAAGCATTGACTTTAAGCACGTCTTGCAGAACTGGTTCAAGCACCCCCACACCAACTGGGGCATCGACATCAACGCCTTTGACGAGAGCGGCAATGACCTGGCAGTTACCTCGCTGCGACCTGGGGAGGAGGGACTG CCGTTCCTGGAGGTGAAGGTTCTAGAGACAACCAAACGTTCACGGAGGAACCTCGGTCTGGACTGCGACGAGCACTCCACCGAGTCCCGCTGCTGCCGCTACCCCCTGACCGTGGATTTCGAGGCCTTCGGCTGGGACTGGATCATTGCGCCCAAACGCTACAAAGCCAACTACTGTTCAGGCCAGTGCGAGTACATGTTCATGCAGAAATacccgcacacacacctggtgcAGCACGCCAACCCCAGAGGCTCTGCGGGGCCCTGCTGTACCCCGACAAAGATGTCCCCCATTAACATGCTGTACTTCAATGACAAGCAACAGATCATTCATGGCAAAATCCCGGGGATGGTTGTAGATCGATGTGGCTGCTCTTAG
- the gdf11 gene encoding growth/differentiation factor 11 isoform X1 has protein sequence MPSYNFLLCLTVLISLGQSGSDEPNVLLPSASETPTDSGLSLLDEDAGSHECSACVWREQSKVLRLETIKSQILSKLRLKQAPNISREVVNQLLPKAPPLQQLLDHHDFQGDAWSQDEFMEEDEYHATTESVITMASEPEPLVQVNGKPSCCFFKFSPKLMFTKVLKAQLWVYLRPLQQTSTVYLQILRLKPVTEQGSRHIRIRSLKIELNSRVGHWQSIDFKHVLQNWFKHPHTNWGIDINAFDESGNDLAVTSLRPGEEGLQPFLEVKVLETTKRSRRNLGLDCDEHSTESRCCRYPLTVDFEAFGWDWIIAPKRYKANYCSGQCEYMFMQKYPHTHLVQHANPRGSAGPCCTPTKMSPINMLYFNDKQQIIHGKIPGMVVDRCGCS, from the exons ATGCCGAGTTACAACTTCTTACTGTGCTTGACGGTGCTCATTTCCCTGGGTCAGTCGGGGAGCGATGAGCCCAAtgtgctgctgccctctgccAGCGAGACGCCCACGGATTCCGGGTTGTCCCTGCTGGACGAGGATGCTGGTTCCCACGAGTGCTCCGCCTGTGTTTGGAGGGAGCAGAGCAAAGTGCTAAGACTGGAGACTATCAAGTCCCAGATCCTGAGCAAGCTGCGCCTGAAGCAGGCGCCCAATATCAGCCGGGAAGTGGTCAATCAACTGCTGCCCAAAGcgcctcctctgcagcagctcctggatcaTCACGACTTCCAAGGAGACGCGTGGTCCCAAGATGAGTTtatggaggaggatgagtacCACGCCACCACGGAGTCTGTGATCACCATGGCCTCGGAGC CGGAGCCTCTGGTGCAGGTGAATGGCAagcccagctgctgcttcttcaagtTCAGCCCCAAACTGATGTTCACCAAGGTTCTGAAGGCCCAGCTGTGGGTGTACCTGCGCCCTCTGCAGCAGACCTCCACCGTCTACCTGCAGATCTTGCGGCTGAAGCCAGTCACGGAGCAGGGCAGCAGGCACATCCGCATCCGCTCCCTCAAGATCGAGCTCAACTCCAGGGTTGGCCACTGGCAAAGCATTGACTTTAAGCACGTCTTGCAGAACTGGTTCAAGCACCCCCACACCAACTGGGGCATCGACATCAACGCCTTTGACGAGAGCGGCAATGACCTGGCAGTTACCTCGCTGCGACCTGGGGAGGAGGGACTG CAGCCGTTCCTGGAGGTGAAGGTTCTAGAGACAACCAAACGTTCACGGAGGAACCTCGGTCTGGACTGCGACGAGCACTCCACCGAGTCCCGCTGCTGCCGCTACCCCCTGACCGTGGATTTCGAGGCCTTCGGCTGGGACTGGATCATTGCGCCCAAACGCTACAAAGCCAACTACTGTTCAGGCCAGTGCGAGTACATGTTCATGCAGAAATacccgcacacacacctggtgcAGCACGCCAACCCCAGAGGCTCTGCGGGGCCCTGCTGTACCCCGACAAAGATGTCCCCCATTAACATGCTGTACTTCAATGACAAGCAACAGATCATTCATGGCAAAATCCCGGGGATGGTTGTAGATCGATGTGGCTGCTCTTAG
- the LOC105417810 gene encoding uncharacterized protein isoform X2: MHSITVDNSGSPRKRTLSRGISEDESLRSIITETESSSRRLTRSESRTGTLKRISDSQSDQELFMGLPEMLELQASYDEVVQELRGLEVERETLLFQVDVLQDTLESVEELLAEAQRDAGQANLALDQEREAKRKLESMVCSLMQEVERLKEERNNEPAAPVKTGGADEPGSRAVLGSSPEEEDEGNVFAKLRRMVSKPLNHVPSLALDNPLAVDGILRRPYENEVEEREDDLADQNDTDSAYEDASAETPEQDRLFPGTADTQELQRDPESSTQISEDKNQDPKVEQCVVS, from the exons ATGCATTCGATCACTGTGGATAACAGTGGTTCGCCAAGAAAACGGACGTTGTCTCGGGGAATAAGCGAAGACGAATCTCTCCGCAGCATTATAACAGAG ACGGAGAGCTCGTCCAGGCGGCTGACCCGGAGCGAGAGCCGAACAGGTACCCTGAAGAGGATCAGTGACTCTCAG TCTGACCAGGAGCTCTTCATGGGACTCCCAGAAATG ctggagctgcaggccaGCTATGACGAGGTGGTGCAGGAGCTTCGTGGGCTGGAGGTGGAGCGAGAGACTCTTTTGTTCCAGGTGGACGTCCTTCAGGACACTCTGGAGagcgtggaggagctgctggccgAAGCTCAGAGGGACGCAGGACAGGCCAACCTG GCGCTGGATCAGGAGAGGGAGGCCAAGAGGAAACTGGAGAGCATGGTCTGCTCTCTGATGCAAGAGGTGGAGAGATTAAAGGAG GAAAGGAACAATGAGCCTGCAGCTCCGGTGAAGACGGGTGGAGCTGATGAACCCGGCAGCCGTGCAGTGTTGGGATCcagcccagaggaggaggacgagggaaaCGTCTTTGCCAAGCTGCGGAGGATGGTCAGTAAACCCCTGAACCACGTCCCCTCTCTCGCGCTGGACAACCCGCTTGCCGTGGACGGCATCCTGCGCAGGCCTTACGAGAACGAGGTGGAGGAGCGAGAAGACGATTTGGCGGACCAGAATGACACAGACAGTGCCTACGAAGACGCGTCTGCAGAGACTCCGGAGCAGGACAGACTGTTTCCAGGTACAGCAGACACTCAGGAGCTGCAGCGCGACCCAGAGAGTTCAACCCAGATCAGTGAGGACAAGAACCAGGACCCAAAGGTTGAACAGTGTGTCGTGTCTTAA
- the LOC105417810 gene encoding uncharacterized protein isoform X1, whose translation MHSITVDNSGSPRKRTLSRGISEDESLRSIITETESSSRRLTRSESRTGTLKRISDSQQSDQELFMGLPEMLELQASYDEVVQELRGLEVERETLLFQVDVLQDTLESVEELLAEAQRDAGQANLALDQEREAKRKLESMVCSLMQEVERLKEERNNEPAAPVKTGGADEPGSRAVLGSSPEEEDEGNVFAKLRRMVSKPLNHVPSLALDNPLAVDGILRRPYENEVEEREDDLADQNDTDSAYEDASAETPEQDRLFPGTADTQELQRDPESSTQISEDKNQDPKVEQCVVS comes from the exons ATGCATTCGATCACTGTGGATAACAGTGGTTCGCCAAGAAAACGGACGTTGTCTCGGGGAATAAGCGAAGACGAATCTCTCCGCAGCATTATAACAGAG ACGGAGAGCTCGTCCAGGCGGCTGACCCGGAGCGAGAGCCGAACAGGTACCCTGAAGAGGATCAGTGACTCTCAG caGTCTGACCAGGAGCTCTTCATGGGACTCCCAGAAATG ctggagctgcaggccaGCTATGACGAGGTGGTGCAGGAGCTTCGTGGGCTGGAGGTGGAGCGAGAGACTCTTTTGTTCCAGGTGGACGTCCTTCAGGACACTCTGGAGagcgtggaggagctgctggccgAAGCTCAGAGGGACGCAGGACAGGCCAACCTG GCGCTGGATCAGGAGAGGGAGGCCAAGAGGAAACTGGAGAGCATGGTCTGCTCTCTGATGCAAGAGGTGGAGAGATTAAAGGAG GAAAGGAACAATGAGCCTGCAGCTCCGGTGAAGACGGGTGGAGCTGATGAACCCGGCAGCCGTGCAGTGTTGGGATCcagcccagaggaggaggacgagggaaaCGTCTTTGCCAAGCTGCGGAGGATGGTCAGTAAACCCCTGAACCACGTCCCCTCTCTCGCGCTGGACAACCCGCTTGCCGTGGACGGCATCCTGCGCAGGCCTTACGAGAACGAGGTGGAGGAGCGAGAAGACGATTTGGCGGACCAGAATGACACAGACAGTGCCTACGAAGACGCGTCTGCAGAGACTCCGGAGCAGGACAGACTGTTTCCAGGTACAGCAGACACTCAGGAGCTGCAGCGCGACCCAGAGAGTTCAACCCAGATCAGTGAGGACAAGAACCAGGACCCAAAGGTTGAACAGTGTGTCGTGTCTTAA